One stretch of Miscanthus floridulus cultivar M001 chromosome 18, ASM1932011v1, whole genome shotgun sequence DNA includes these proteins:
- the LOC136519529 gene encoding uncharacterized protein, whose amino-acid sequence MDRQSAISMQSNGANAGAAVQEWLYPGGWQPEQAIVDVAFFMKLLEDAPVVDQPPEDVNRLSRIIRSLEAEIGGGGGPPPSAAVADGGGTADHVPGDVHNGGLEDYLLPDLDSIPGPCVAEAPLEFWTEVPPAVGHDMGGWYVDVDGDGVMVGYEFREQCYYGYSDSPHVEQVHSPLWE is encoded by the coding sequence ATGGATCGCCAGAGCGCGATATCGATGCAGAGCAATGGTGCCAACGCCGGTGCTGCCGTGCAAGAGTGGCTCTACCCTGGCGGCTGGCAGCCGGAGCAGGCCATCGTCGATGTCGCGTTCTTCATGAAGCTGCTGGAGGACGCGCCGGTGGTGGACCAGCCGCCCGAGGACGTCAACCGGCTGAGCCGCATCATCAGGTCCCTGGAGGCCGAGATCGGTGGAGGAGGTGGGCCGCCGCCGTCGGCGGCCGTCGCAGACGGTGGGGGCACGGCCGATCACGTGCCGGGAGACGTCCATAACGGCGGGCTGGAGGACTACCTGCTGCCGGACCTTGATAGCATCCCCGGCCCGTGCGTGGCCGAAGCGCCGTTGGAGTTCTGGACGGAGGTGCCGCCGGCGGTGGGGCATGATATGGGCGGCTGGTACGTCGACGTCGACGGCGACGGTGTCATGGTCGGGTACGAGTTCAGAGAACAGTGCTATTACGGCTACAGCGACAGCCCACACGTTGAGCAAGTGCACAGCCCCTTGTGGGAATGA
- the LOC136522384 gene encoding PLASMODESMATA CALLOSE-BINDING PROTEIN 5-like, protein MLAASLLALRLLLLVGAAAAGAVGVSGGGLLWCVAKNNAEDGALQNAIDWACSVDGGRADCAAIQQGGACFDPPDLQQHASYAFNEYFLRSGGAASPAACDFSGAAALTALNPSHGSCVFPSSASPKNGSFTGTTTYGPTGADFSNSFSWKLNFLSLLLHISSPVMFCAATHVL, encoded by the exons ATGCTGGCAGCCTCCCTTCtcgccctccgcctcctcctcctcgtcggcgcCGCCGCGGCAGGGGCGGTGGGGGTGAGTGGTGGGGGTCTGCTGTGGTGCGTTGCCAAGAACAACGCGGAGGACGGCGCGCTGCAGAACGCCATCGATTGGGCGTGCAGCGTTGACGGCGGTCGCGCCGACTGCGCGGCCATCCAGCAGGGCGGCGCCTGTTTCGATCCGCCCGACCTCCAGCAGCACGCCTCCTACGCCTTCAACGAGTACTTCCTCCGCTCCGGCGGCGCCGCGAGCCCCGCCGCCTGCGACTTCTCCGGCGCTGCCGCACTCACCGCGCTCAACCCCA GTCATGGGAGCTGCGTGTTTCCTTCCAG TGCATCTCCAAAAAATGGTAGCTTCACAGGAACGACAACCTATGGTCCAACCGGTGCAGATTTCAGCAACAGTTTTTCATGGAAACTCAACTTCTTGTCACTGCTCTTGCATATATCTTCACCTGTAATGTTTTGTGCTGCCACACATGTGTTATAG